In Longimicrobiaceae bacterium, the DNA window ACTCGGCCCCCGTGGCCGCGCTCACGGTGTGGTATCACGTGGGGTCGAAGAACGAGAAGCCCGGCCGCACCGGCTTCGCGCACCTGTTCGAGCACATGATGTTCGAGGGGTCGCAGAACGTGGCCAGCGGCGAGCACCGGCGGCTGGTGCAGTCCATCGGCGGAAGCTTCAACGGCACCACCACCGAAGACCGCACCAACTACTTCGAGACGGTGCCCAGCAACCAGCTGGAGACGGCGATCTGGCTGGAGTCCGACCGCATGGCCACGCTGCTCGAGCGCCTCACGCAGGAGCGCCTGGACGCCGAGCGCGAGATCGTGAAGAACGAGCGGCGGCTGCGGGTGGACAACCAGCCCTTCGGCGTGGCCGACGAGGTGACGACGGCGGCGCTGTTCCCCGGCACCTACCCGTACTCGTGGCCCGTGATCGGGTCGATGACCGACCTGTCGGCGGCGTCGCTCGAGGACGTGAAGGACTTCTTCCGCACGTACTACGCGCCCAACAACGCCACCATCGCCATCAGCGGCGACATCGACGTGGCGCGCACCAGGCAGCTGCTGGACCGCTACTTCGGCGCGATCCCGCGCGGCCCCGCCATCGTCCGCCCGCGCCTGGCGGACCTGACGCTGCCGGCGGAGAAGCGGCTGGTGCTGGAGGACTCGCGCGCACGCGCCCCGCAGATCACCTTCAGCTGGCCCAGCGTGGGCAACCACGCGGCAGACCACTACGCGCTGGACGCGCTGGGGTCGGTCCTGACGCTGGACCGAACCAGCCGCCTGCGGAAGGTGCTCGTGTACGACCGGCAGCTCGCCAGCAACGTCTTCGCCTTCAACAACGCGTTCGAGGACGGCGGCTTCTTCCACGTCACGGTGACGCCGCGGCCCAACGCGTCTCTCAGCGACATCGAGGCGGTGGTCGACAGCGTGGTGGCCGCGGTCAAAACGGCGCCGCTCGCCCGGGCAGAGGTGCAGCGGGTGAAGAACTACGACCTGGTGGACGCCGTCACGGGCCTGCAGTTCAGCCTGGCCCGCGCCGAGAAGATGGCCGAGGGCGAGGTGTTCTATCACGACCCTCTCTCGTACCGCACCGACCTAGCCAAGTCCCAGGCCGTCACCCCGGCCGACGTGCAGCGCGTGGCGCGCCGCTACCTCACCCGCGGCCGCGTGGTGCTCAGCATGGTGCCGGCGGGCAAGCTGGACCAGGTGAGCAAGCCCTCGCTGCCGTACACCAACGTGACTCCGCGCGCCGCCGCCGCGACGGCCGCCGCCCCAACGACCACCGCCGGGGGGACGAACTGATGACGACCACGACGCGCGCCGCTTTCCGGCGCACCCTGGCGGCCGCCCTCGCGCTCGGCGCCGCCGCGACCTCGGCCGTCGCGCAGACGCCGCTGGACCGCTCGCACCGGCCGGTGGCGCCGCCCGCCGCGCCCTTCCGCCTGCCCACGGTGGAGATGCGCACGCTCAGCAACGGCATCTCCGTGGCCGTGATCCAGAACCACCAGATCCCGGTCGTCTCCGTCCGCACGGTGATCGACGCGGGAGGGCTGAACGATCCCGATGGGAAGGCGGGGCTCTCCGCCCTGGTGGCGGCCATGCTCAACGAGGGCACCACCACGCGCAACGCCGACCAGCTCGCGGAGGCGTTCGCCGACCTGGGGAACCCGGTCACGCCGCAGGGCTTCACCACCATCACCCGTAACCTCGACCGCTCCATCGAGCTGCTGGGCGACATGCTCATGCACCCCGCCTTTCCGCAGGTGGCGCTGGACCGCAGCAAGGCCAACACCGTCGCCAACCTGCGGCGTCTGCGCGAGCAGCCGGGCTTCCTGGCGGACCACGTCTTCAACTCGGTGGTGTTCGGCGCCTCGCACCCGTTCGCGCGCACGCCCAGCGAGCAGAGTGTGGGCGGCATCACGCGCGAGGACCTGGTGGCCTTTCACTCGGACTGGTACCGGCCGCAGAACGTGAAGCTCGTGGTGGTCGGCGACGTCACGCCCGACGTGGCGGCGCAGAAGCTGGAGCGCGTGTTGGGCGCCTGGCCGGCGGGCGGCAGGAAGGCCAGCTTCGACGTGCCCGCCCCGCGCGCGGCCGCGCCCACCACCATCTACCTGCTGGACCGCCCCAACTCGCCGCAGAGCACCGTGGTCGTGGGCACCGTGGGCC includes these proteins:
- a CDS encoding pitrilysin family protein — its product is MTTTTRAAFRRTLAAALALGAAATSAVAQTPLDRSHRPVAPPAAPFRLPTVEMRTLSNGISVAVIQNHQIPVVSVRTVIDAGGLNDPDGKAGLSALVAAMLNEGTTTRNADQLAEAFADLGNPVTPQGFTTITRNLDRSIELLGDMLMHPAFPQVALDRSKANTVANLRRLREQPGFLADHVFNSVVFGASHPFARTPSEQSVGGITREDLVAFHSDWYRPQNVKLVVVGDVTPDVAAQKLERVLGAWPAGGRKASFDVPAPRAAAPTTIYLLDRPNSPQSTVVVGTVGPGRDTPDFYALDAMNTVYGGLSGSRLNSNLREKHAFTYGANSQLVWRRPPQPGTLRSSSDIVAAKTDSALVEWMSELRGIRGARPIAPAELSFAKDNRTAGLPLRFETVSQMAQAVSDLIQNGVPTDFYNTYSERIRSLSGDDLTAAATKYWDPDHAAIVVVGDRKVVEPGLRALHLAPVVVVDENGNPVES
- a CDS encoding pitrilysin family protein, whose amino-acid sequence is MTRTVRSARAALAAACLLYGGAARAQSGARASAGIDVPTIPMVRYVLPNGMTALLSEDHSAPVAALTVWYHVGSKNEKPGRTGFAHLFEHMMFEGSQNVASGEHRRLVQSIGGSFNGTTTEDRTNYFETVPSNQLETAIWLESDRMATLLERLTQERLDAEREIVKNERRLRVDNQPFGVADEVTTAALFPGTYPYSWPVIGSMTDLSAASLEDVKDFFRTYYAPNNATIAISGDIDVARTRQLLDRYFGAIPRGPAIVRPRLADLTLPAEKRLVLEDSRARAPQITFSWPSVGNHAADHYALDALGSVLTLDRTSRLRKVLVYDRQLASNVFAFNNAFEDGGFFHVTVTPRPNASLSDIEAVVDSVVAAVKTAPLARAEVQRVKNYDLVDAVTGLQFSLARAEKMAEGEVFYHDPLSYRTDLAKSQAVTPADVQRVARRYLTRGRVVLSMVPAGKLDQVSKPSLPYTNVTPRAAAATAAAPTTTAGGTN